AAGTTGCAGCAATTCGAGTTTGGGCCAGTTTGTTATCTTTTGGCATTGCAGTATGTGATATTGATGCGTGTAAGGCGTTGAATGGACATGGCCTTGATTATTCAGATTAGGAACGCAGGCATCGTAGCAACTATatcatgaaaaaaaatgatataCCCTAATCTCAGGCTTGCTTTGCTCACCAATTCACCATATAAGTTCATTGAGTTTATCTGCCGAGGTGACAAGAGTTGGACTTGGTTGAGGTCCTGACTGCTCAAGTGTTGCTTTAACAGATGCAGCATAACAAAATCCTGAAAAAGTTCTGTTATAGTTAGCgtgagcaactccaagagactTTTTATTTCCATTCCAATTGTTAGTAATAGATATTTCAATAGAAAAATATCATCCAAGAGCTTCTCTAAGTGGTTATCCAAATATAGGTATCATCTATTTCAAATTTCTCGCTAACCAAAGATAGATAGCAAAAATGGCTCTCTAGATTATAAACAGGATATAGAAAAGTTGTTGGAAATTGAATATATatagaaaataattttttaggTAGATGACTTCCAAATAATGATTTAGAGAGTAAAATTTAAAAAGACTGTTCGAGATGCTCACATCTCCTATTCTCTCCAGACGCCTAAAATCTTCAAGGATCTCAAGCGACAGAGGAACACAGCAAGCCACCAATGGAGGTCTGAGATTAGGGTCGAGGGGTTAGGGAACCAGGGCTAACGAGAAGAAAAATGAAATCATTGGCCTTAGAAAGGATGGTTTGGGGAATGGAggaccggcggtggcggtggcggtggttcGAGGAGAATGGGGCGGCTAGTGCAGGCGGATGGGGGATGGGAAGCGCACCGGCCGACAACAGCCACCAGGTTGCGGGGCGGGGGCTACGGACACGGCGGCTAGGTCACCGCCGTGGATGGGGGCGGCTGGGCAAGAGGCGAGGGCGAGGCACCAGGCGAACGAAAACTTGAATCactaggaggaagaagaaaacaaacagaCCATTAGATGAAAATTAGACGGCCGAGATTCATTGCCTAAGATTAGGCAGAAAATCAAACTAGCATATGGAATTTTTAActttttaaaatttaattttaaaataaCCTACCTGAATAAATATTTGCAAATATATTCTTTTTGTTCCCCGATCTGCGTGACACGACAAAAACATGTTATCGCGCTACATGTAACGCCGTGACAAGGTACACATTGGAGAGGTGTGCATATTCACCTATCAATCTTGTCACGCCACTCATGTCAGTGCATATTCAAAGTGTCAAGCTTGTCACGCCATCTTCTCCCTGTACAACCGTATAGTCTTGTCATGCCAATTTCACCGGGGTGATAAGATCTcatgttagaaaaataaaaatcttTCTCATACAAAATTGGATGAAGATCATTTTTATATGGAAATTGTAGCTCTGGACTAGAGATACAAGTGACTACAAATGGTAAAACTTTAAACTAAAAACTTTATATTCCACCTTAAAATATAAATTACTCTAGAACAAACAAAAATATTCCATATGTATTTCATCAATAAATAGAAATTGATCCGATAACAAAACAAAAGGTTTTagaacaagaaaaaaatattctagAACAAATAAAGATGTTTTAGAAAAATATCATCTAAATCTAATCAAATGTGATCTAGTTTTGACGATCTCATTGTAGAAAAACGCAACAATGCAATTGGAATTTAATTTGCTAGTTAATTTGTGAAATAGAGCAATTTTTGTTTGAAAATATGTACGTATTGCACGACATATTAGGTGCGTGAGGTCGTGAGGACATTTCTGCGATGCCTAGGTGCCCGCTCCCATGTGCGATTAATAGAAATGTATATCCCTCCAGGCCATCTTGTGGGGCGAGGTCAGTGCCACGGTGGTACTCGAAGATGGCCCATCTCGGACGCCAGATGTCTGAATGTGCCGTCAACCATTGAGAATCGGTCCAGAAGTTCTAATTTCAGAATATATTCTAAATTTAGTTGAAAGTGATTATCTACTTGCTTTATTGATGGTTTGGAATTACAAAATTAGTATGTAAGAAGGAATTAATTCATATGAATTAAAGAATGACTACATAACAATATAACACCTGTCAACAAAAGATAGTTCGCtgaaaataaattaattttgaATAAATATTTCAATAATTAGATATAGCAATGGTaaacaaaaatatttaaaataagTAAGTATCTcaataagtaaataaataaatgtatATAACAATAATTTTATATCAACAGACAAATAGAATAAGGTATTTTAAAATAATTTACATAAATATGTCAGtttcaaactaaaaaaattaatatatGTATAGTATGCTTTGGGTAGGCCGCATCTATCCATAGGATATCTAACAAATCTGGACGCCGATCCAAATTTTGACAGAGCAAGATTTTATAACGGAATGTAGATGCAAATATTCCTATTCATTGTTAACGCTCATACGGTTTCAgataatttatttttcaataaaATTTCAATCCTTTCCCTCGAGAAGGAAGATGCAATGGTACAACGTGAGATTCACGCGGACGCCTAGTCATCTCATCTGGTCCTGAATCCACGTCAGTTCAGCATGGCTGCATCCGAAACCGAAAGCTGGGAAAGGGAGGGGAAAAAAAAGGCTGGATGGGGAAAGAAAGGGCCAAGAGAGAATTCCCAAgaagccgggggggggggggggggggggggggggggggtgggggtatGCGATGCCCCTAGTCCAAACTGGGCAGCATTTGTCGCAGCATTTGGCGCCTCTTGATCCGACGACGGGGTAGGCCCCACACCTAGCGATGAAAACGGATGGAAAAATTTCATTTCTATTTctgtttctatatttttttgcGGAAACGGAATCGGGTTCGAAAAATACGGGTACGGAAACGGGATCGGATTACACAGAAGTACATAAACGAACTAATACGGACATTGAGCCGGAAAAAATAACGCGATCAAATATTCTCGAGTATACATTAACAAAGTCACAAAATAATATACACGTACGAAGTTATTAATCCAATATTCACTAGTATGCCATGTGTTAACATGTTAACATGCATACTTAGTAATTGGTATGTTTTTGAACATATCAATTTTTAGACATATCTTATGTAGATTAAAAACGGGATGAAAAATGGAATAAATACGGGTTAATTCCATGTAAAAACGGGATTCCTCGGAAACGGAGAAACTTCATTTCTACTTCCGTAAATATAGAAACGAGATCCCACAAATACGAAAACGGACGGACAAAATATTTCCGTCCGTTTTTCAACCCTATCCACACCCCACGCAGGACCCGACGGGTCGGGCCCCTGCCGCCGTATAAAACCTCGCGCTGCCTCCCACCtagagatggcaacgggtacataCCCGTCGGGTATTGGCCacccatacccgtacccgctAGAACTAAGTtttacccgtcgggttacccgtaCCCGTACACGGGTAGGAAAATGTTTCCATACCCGTACCCGGCGGGTAATTTATACCCGACGGGTAACCCGTACCCGAAAAGCATACCCGAGAATTACATATAAATATCACATATTCATATGAAAAATAATTCATTTCAAACTAAAATTGGAGTGAGTGTGGAGTAGGATTTGAATGAGAgttcaacaatatatatactaaGAGGGATTAATTGGATTTGGGCCAAATTCATGGGCCATATGGGCCAAAATGAGTTAGACACTTATGACTTATTTTTTTGTGCGGGTATTTCTTACCCGCGGGTATGGGTAGTATACATCCGCACCCGTACCCGCCATACCCGACGGGTACAAGATTTTGCCCATTAATATACCCACGGGTAGAAAACTCATTTCATACCCATCTTTTTATCGAGTAAAACCCGTCGGGTACTCGGAtttcgggtacccattgccatctCTCCCACCCTACTCCTCCCAGGCTCCCACTACTCGCGTGCGCGATCCAGCCACGGCCGTGCCGTCGTCGACTCGTCGCCCTACCTGCAGCCACACCGCCCAACGGCATCAACCCTGCCGGCCCCACCCGCATCCTCCTCGTCGTGCCGTCCTCTGGGCGGATCCGTGGATGGCCGTGCAGGCGCAGCACCTCGCCCACGCCTTCCACCATGACTACTCCCGCGCCATCAggttcgtcaccaccaccgCACACGCTCCTCGCCTCGCTTCCCCTCGCTCACGCGTCCTGCGCTCCCCGCCTTCCCCACCTCGCTCGGTCTACTATTTATCGGTGTCTCGCCGCGATCGATTCATCGCTTGCGCGTGTCGTGTCTCGCAGCAGGCCAGCGCTGGACGACGATGCGGCGGCGTTGTTCCtcggcgagcccgccgccggccacctgtTGCTGCAGCAGGTGGGCGGCACCACCGTGTTCAGCGACCCGCGCAGCGAGCTCAcctgcaacaacaacaacaacaaccttCACGGCGGCGTCTGCTTCGCGCCGAGGAAGCGCGCGCCGACCGGCGACGCGGCGGGCGACGGCCTGACCATGGAAGGGCACCGCGCGCTGCTGCCCGTGCCGGTGCCGCAGCCGCGGGCGTTCGCGCCggtggacgacgacgagcagGGCAGGGCCCTCTGCTCCGTCGGCGCGTCCTCCAGCGGGCGCCTGCCCGGTTCCGCACCGCCGACGGCCTCGCACGGCGTCCTGTCGCATCTCTACCGCCACAGCGTCGAGATCGACGCGCTCGTCCGCATCGAGAACGAGAGGCTGCGGTCGGGGCTGGAGGAGGCGCGTCGCCGGCACGCGCGcgccgtggtggcggcggtggagcgcgcggcggcgcggcgcctgcgggcggcggaggcggacctGGAGCGCGCCCtggcgcgcggcgcggagctcggggAGCGTCTCCGGCAGGTGGGCGCCGAGGGCCAGGCGTGGCGGGGCATCGCCAGCGGccacgaggccgccgccgcgggcctgcGCGCCACGCTcgagcagctcctcctccaggcgccgcgcgccgggggcgaggccgaggccgaggccgaggacgCGCGGTCGTGCTGCTTCGGGCCGGCGCAGAAGggcgcccaggccgccgccgccgccggcgggagccGGGGGGCGTGCAGGTcgtgcggcgcggcggacgcgtgcgtgctgctgctgccgtgccGGCACCTGTGCCTGTGCGGCGGGTGCGAGGCGGCCGCGGAGGCGTGCCCCGTGTGCGCGGCCGCCAAGAACGCCTCGCTCCACGTCCTCCTGTCGTGACCTCGTCGCCAATGCATAGTTTCATTGGACCGACTGATCGTGCATTCCAAGGTCGCGTCCTCTTGTTTTTGTCCTCCTCCATTTTTTTGTTTCTCTGTTTCGAGACTAGTAGAACCTGATGATCAACCAGATAAAACCAaccagtgtttttttttttttgttatgggTTGCGTTCCTCAGTCTGTGTTTAGTTGgcgaaattttttggattttgatattgtagcacatttcgttattatttgataactaatatctaatcatggactaattagaattAAAAAGATTCATCACGTATGAAATAAttatactgtgtaattagttatttttttaactgcatttaatgctccatgtatgtgtccaaacTCTAAAGATTCGACGTAACAggtactgtagaatttttttagaactaaacagggcctagttTGATGCTTTTTCAATGTTGTTATTTGCATGGTACTCCCTCTACTCCAAAATATAattcgttttgacttttctaaattcatatattttgttatgtatctagatatatGTATTGGCTCTGTTGGAATGGTGAAGAGATTCGATGGATTTGTATTGGCTCCATCTGACTGAGGCAATCCAATGCGATCACACGGTGCCTCCTGGCCTTTTGCGTTTACATAAACGCACCGCACGTACGGGCGTGCAGGTCACCCAACATTGTACGCTATACAAGATGCAAGCCAGGGTCGGCGGTCACTATACAACATCGCAGAGTACGCAGCAGCATTCGCATCTTCGCCAGCGACGGATCAGTGGTCTTGCAGCCGGCAGACACCCTACCCCCAGCAGTCCAGTACTGGATCGTCGCCGAGAGCAGAGGAGACGGAGAGCCTGGAGTGAGACTAGAGGCAACAACCACTCTACTTTGATCGACAGGAAAACGTGCGTCGTGTATGTCTCGTAGCAGCTGCCACTGCCAGAACGGACGGGCGGGGGAAATCGAATCGATCGGCAGTGGCAGGTGCCCATGCCGGGTGGTGACCGATGGAGCAGGGACCGGGACGGACGCCTGCGAGATCCGCAGCTGCCTGCTGTTGGAGATCACGCACATATAAATGGCTCCGGgcagcaggacgccggcgcagaTGCTCCTGTCCCCCACCCCACCTATGCATCTGCCATCTCACGACCGCGGCCTCCGTTTCTTCTTCAGTTTACCCGGCTCGAGTGTCTCCGCCTCTCTGCCATCTCATGCACGCCAATGCAATGAGACTGTAAAGGAGGGACCAGATGGCCTAGAGTGAGACTGATACTGTGATACAGACAGCGATCgtccaatgcaatgcaatgatgcCGCCAGCCCTAGGCGCAGGCGCTGCCGGCGGAGACGGGCATACGGAGAGGATCGGCGGGGATACCTGGGTGAGTTGGTTTTGCCCGCATGGGCGTGGCCAGTCCACCACCTAAGCCATTCTCAAGTTGCATTGCTTTGGCCAAAGCTATGCTATGCTCTGATGGACCCTCCTTGATCAGCCCTGGCGACTGGCGAGTAAGAGCATGTATTATAGGTGGCCGGAAACGGGCTGAGAGCCTACGTGGCCGAGGAGAGAGAAGGACTCGGGCGACTGCCCACGCGCTCGTTCAAGCCGGCAAAAAGAGTTTGCTCTTGCTGCTATTGGCCAGATTGTGGGACCCGCCACTATCTCTCTCCCTCTGTCACATGCATCCCAGCCGGCGGTGGGCGGAATCATAAAACTTGCTCTAATAACGGACTTCCATCATGCATCAACCTTGCTTGGAGCAGACATGCGTGAGCATGGCACTGCCCGCTGCCTGGCAGGATTACCGGCAGGCACGGAATCTCACGAGAAAAAGTTTCCCACGCGGCCACGGCCTGGCTACTTGGTGTGTACGTGGGCCCACCAATCGAGAGGAGATGAGAGCCATTCATCCATCCAGCAAGCGATTATCATTGGACGATGTTTCCACGTGTCTCCATCTGTGGGTCCGTTCCTAGCGCCACCTCAACTACGAGCAGTCTAAAATtgtgcaagtgtgtgtgtgGTGGGTTCAGAAAAACTTCAAGGCTCTTTGGACTCGGAGTAGTTGTGTTTCACGGAAATTTCATTAAACCTGTGACACACATGTTAGACaattttttttagcaaaataCACATAATCTAAATAGCTCTACTTCTACACTCAATACTTTTTCATAAATTGCAATGTATCCCTGCGTGATACTTTCCATGCACTGTGACAAATCAAGTTGACAGAAGAAGTAAATAAATTAATTGCCCCTAATACACTTCTTTACATCAAAGTTAATTGTATGTCGTCATGGGAAAAGTGGAAAGCATTGCATTGCTCGACGCACGCCTCCGTCGAACCGAATACACCGAATAATTACGGGAATCGAATGGGATAGAAAGGAGGGAGGCTACAAGTCATTCTTGTTGCACCATGATCACTCTaaagaagagaaagaagaaagatctCCCATGGTGGGGGTGGAGACAGTAGCAGAGGGaaccccaaaaaaaagagagagagagagagaggagaaaatTAACGAGGTGGTAGCCAACACGACAAGGCAATGCAACGTGCCTCATCAAATTGGAGAAGTACCTTTTTGCTCTCCCATGACCCATCTCTTTCCAAGCTGCTCTAACCTAGATCTCTTCATCCACTGGCGTGCAAGCCAAGGTGTCATCTATCTAGCTATATGTAAACGCACggtgcatgtgcatgtgtgcCTGCCGAGGGATGGGAGCCGCTGATGAAGTTGCAACAAAGCAACGCAACCGCTTTGGATGGATGCAACAAGaaaaggaggaggggaggcaGCTAGCCCAACTGTGCCCCCACATGAGGTGGCATATGTATTCCCCGTCTGAAAGCATGGGTGTTTGTTCATGGCCTTTATTTAGGTCAGGCTCTTCTCTGACCAATGCATGCAGGGCCTGGAGGCAAAAAGGAAAAGGGCGCTTTTgaagcacccccccccccatgcatgcatgatgggCAGTGACTCTTCaaccaaaacaaacaaacaaatcctgATCTGGTGCAGCGCAGGCCATGGGCAATGCAAGCAGGAAATTAATAAAGAGAGAGCGCGAAAAGTGAGCCGAGGAGATCTCATCTTTTTCCAAGGTTGTTCATGCCCCCACTTGAGCGTGTCCTGGGCCTGACCATGAGGGCAAAGAGATGATGCCCCTGTTTGTCACTCACCCACATCGATGATCATCGATCGGTACACAAGGACACGCACACCGGCCTCCATCTTTATTTGCACGTCACTTTAGGTGCATGTTTCTTCTGCATCTCGCTCCATCCTTTTCTTTCTAGCTAGTAGCTATTAGCTGCTGCCTGGGCGCCTGGGAATCTATGCGTCCATCTACCAATAGTCCTTGGAGAGACCATCCATCTTATGATGAAGGATCACACTCATGGTGACACCTTTGCTTGGCATTGTGGTGGTGGTGTCTGGATCCGTTTGGAACTGAATTCCTGCCTCTTTCTTGCATCTGAATACTGTCTCTCCAGCAAGGAAGTTGCAGtagcgtggtggtggtggtggtgccagTTCCAAACCGCTCAGAGCCCCAGACCACCTCAATGCTGGTAGTCGTCAGTGCATGTGCACGCACCTAGGATGTAGGGCATCAGAAGCAAGCATGGACGACAAGGAATGGAATGGAGTCGACTGAT
This window of the Panicum virgatum strain AP13 chromosome 1K, P.virgatum_v5, whole genome shotgun sequence genome carries:
- the LOC120703260 gene encoding probable BOI-related E3 ubiquitin-protein ligase 2 isoform X1, which gives rise to MAVQAQHLAHAFHHDYSRAISRPALDDDAAALFLGEPAAGHLLLQQVGGTTVFSDPRSELTCNNNNNNLHGGVCFAPRKRAPTGDAAGDGLTMEGHRALLPVPVPQPRAFAPVDDDEQGRALCSVGASSSGRLPGSAPPTASHGVLSHLYRHSVEIDALVRIENERLRSGLEEARRRHARAVVAAVERAAARRLRAAEADLERALARGAELGERLRQVGAEGQAWRGIASGHEAAAAGLRATLEQLLLQAPRAGGEAEAEAEDARSCCFGPAQKGAQAAAAAGGSRGACRSCGAADACVLLLPCRHLCLCGGCEAAAEACPVCAAAKNASLHVLLS
- the LOC120703260 gene encoding probable BOI-related E3 ubiquitin-protein ligase 2 isoform X2, producing the protein MAVQAQHLAHAFHHDYSRAIRPALDDDAAALFLGEPAAGHLLLQQVGGTTVFSDPRSELTCNNNNNNLHGGVCFAPRKRAPTGDAAGDGLTMEGHRALLPVPVPQPRAFAPVDDDEQGRALCSVGASSSGRLPGSAPPTASHGVLSHLYRHSVEIDALVRIENERLRSGLEEARRRHARAVVAAVERAAARRLRAAEADLERALARGAELGERLRQVGAEGQAWRGIASGHEAAAAGLRATLEQLLLQAPRAGGEAEAEAEDARSCCFGPAQKGAQAAAAAGGSRGACRSCGAADACVLLLPCRHLCLCGGCEAAAEACPVCAAAKNASLHVLLS